A genomic stretch from Pararhizobium sp. IMCC21322 includes:
- a CDS encoding DUF5368 family protein → MDDAPHILQSFHQKASVQIRDRAMSMRKFLWAQLAMPFGAIGFLPAL, encoded by the coding sequence ATGGACGACGCGCCGCATATTTTGCAGAGCTTTCACCAAAAGGCCTCAGTCCAGATCCGCGACCGAGCCATGTCCATGCGCAAATTTCTCTGGGCTCAACTTGCAATGCCGTTCGGGGCAATCGGCTTTCTTCCTGCATTATGA
- a CDS encoding RDD family protein gives MANRYFIRRAFAHLIDFILVSIVFAFITVALNSVFDVQFIAPGFYKSTACVPQQIVSAERMQELLPTSAGQVLHQSICRTTNMGLTTHNTVVLRRSGIADNGNTTTTIEYLVDESGKQTVAYSMEPFLVLLAPLIFAGLITMRGKTFGKQALGLVIFDSHLEKPKLLAALKREYLKALFFVLGGLIGIYGMFQNSNENLDQLAADLDSLAASIGGAGFWLIMGVGLAVLLGLFWYTFGSFIRWRGRTYWDKWSNLDVGTNNDLLDLISARDRNG, from the coding sequence TTGGCAAACAGATATTTCATCCGCAGAGCATTTGCCCATTTGATAGATTTCATACTTGTTTCTATCGTGTTTGCGTTCATCACCGTCGCGCTAAATTCAGTATTTGACGTTCAATTCATCGCCCCGGGTTTCTACAAATCCACAGCATGCGTACCCCAACAAATAGTCTCCGCCGAAAGAATGCAGGAACTGTTGCCGACATCTGCGGGGCAGGTACTTCATCAGTCAATCTGCAGAACAACCAACATGGGTTTGACGACCCATAACACCGTGGTCCTGCGTCGCTCGGGGATAGCCGATAATGGCAATACAACAACAACCATAGAATATTTGGTGGATGAAAGTGGCAAGCAGACCGTTGCGTATTCCATGGAACCGTTTCTGGTGCTTTTGGCTCCATTGATATTTGCGGGTTTGATCACGATGAGAGGAAAAACATTCGGGAAACAGGCTCTCGGTCTCGTAATTTTTGACAGCCACCTGGAAAAACCCAAACTGTTGGCAGCACTCAAACGTGAATACCTTAAAGCACTGTTTTTTGTATTAGGCGGGCTGATTGGCATTTATGGAATGTTCCAAAATTCGAATGAAAACCTTGATCAATTGGCTGCCGATTTAGATTCATTGGCAGCTTCAATAGGCGGGGCAGGGTTCTGGCTGATCATGGGTGTCGGGTTGGCGGTGTTGCTGGGGTTGTTTTGGTACACATTTGGCTCGTTTATTCGCTGGAGAGGGCGCACATATTGGGACAAGTGGAGCAATTTGGACGTGGGCACAAATAATGATCTGCTTGATTTAATCAGTGCCAGGGACCGCAACGGCTAA